From a region of the uncultured Draconibacterium sp. genome:
- a CDS encoding alpha/beta hydrolase-fold protein produces MNNQKILKKIWSLFIATFIICGAQAQEIQQQRGVEVVSPEINGDNSVTFRLHAENAQSVAVSGSWMEFGQNLEMKKGDDGVWSATTKALEPSMYHYNFILDGVSIIDPRNPKALRDGTRYASTLIIPGEASDVFQVNDVPHGSVTKVWYDSPTLELNRRMYVYTPPGYENSKEKYPVLYLLHGGGGDEDAWTSLGRANYILDNLIAKGKAEPMIVVMTNGNAEQSAAVTDWSKEPDALQSFGPGANGGEQEIIDGMTKFPNSLVNDVIPYIEKHYRVIGNTENRAIAGLSMGCLQTQITAMTNPGLFQYIGCFSLGIHFNTPFDLISNNILIPAYDKHLETMKNKLFYVGCGTEDFCYEGVQTLRKKLGEHNFEYVYNETGGGHTWANWRIYLADYAPRLFK; encoded by the coding sequence ATTGCCACATTTATAATTTGTGGCGCACAAGCACAGGAAATTCAACAACAAAGAGGTGTTGAGGTTGTTTCCCCCGAGATAAACGGAGACAATAGCGTAACTTTCCGCTTACATGCTGAAAATGCTCAATCGGTTGCCGTCAGCGGAAGCTGGATGGAATTTGGTCAGAACCTGGAAATGAAAAAAGGAGATGATGGTGTTTGGTCGGCAACAACAAAGGCCTTGGAACCATCCATGTATCACTACAATTTTATACTTGATGGTGTGAGTATCATTGATCCCCGAAACCCGAAAGCTTTGCGCGACGGAACACGTTATGCAAGTACCTTAATTATTCCCGGCGAAGCTTCTGACGTTTTTCAGGTGAATGATGTTCCTCACGGTTCAGTTACCAAAGTGTGGTATGATTCCCCAACCCTCGAACTGAATCGGAGAATGTACGTATACACACCTCCCGGTTATGAAAACAGCAAAGAAAAATACCCGGTGCTTTACTTATTACATGGTGGTGGTGGCGACGAAGATGCCTGGACTTCTTTGGGACGTGCAAACTATATTTTGGATAACCTGATTGCTAAAGGGAAAGCCGAACCAATGATTGTAGTGATGACCAATGGAAATGCTGAACAAAGTGCTGCTGTAACTGATTGGTCAAAAGAACCGGATGCTTTACAGAGTTTTGGGCCGGGAGCGAATGGCGGCGAACAAGAAATTATAGACGGGATGACAAAATTTCCCAATAGCTTGGTAAACGATGTAATTCCTTATATCGAAAAACATTACCGTGTAATTGGAAACACTGAAAATCGCGCCATTGCCGGTTTGTCGATGGGGTGCTTGCAAACACAAATTACTGCCATGACAAATCCAGGATTGTTCCAATATATCGGTTGTTTTAGCCTGGGCATTCATTTTAATACACCATTCGATCTCATTTCAAACAATATTCTGATACCCGCCTATGACAAACACCTGGAAACCATGAAAAACAAATTGTTTTATGTGGGCTGCGGAACAGAAGATTTCTGCTACGAAGGTGTACAAACACTACGAAAAAAGCTCGGTGAGCACAACTTCGAATACGTTTATAATGAAACCGGTGGAGGT